A stretch of Telopea speciosissima isolate NSW1024214 ecotype Mountain lineage chromosome 11, Tspe_v1, whole genome shotgun sequence DNA encodes these proteins:
- the LOC122645486 gene encoding transcription initiation factor IIA subunit 2: MATFELYRRSTIGMCLTETLDEMVSNGTLSPELAIQVLVQFDKSMTEALETQVKSKVSIKGHLHTYRFCDNVWTFILHDATFKNEESQENVGRVKIVACDSKLLTQ; encoded by the exons ATGGCTACTTTTGAACTCTATCGCCGATCGACTATTGGCATGTGTTTGACAGAAACGTTGGATGAGATGGTCTCAAACGGGACTCTCAGCCCGGAGCTTGCTATTCAAGTTCTTGTTCAATTTGACAAG TCTATGACTGAAGCTTTGGAGACTCAAGTCAAGAGCAAGGTCTCTATTAAG GGACATTTACACACTTATAGGTTCTGCGACAACGTGTGGACGTTCATCTTACATGATGCGACCTTCAAAAACGAGGAAAGCCAAGAGAACGTTGGTAGGGTCAAAATAGTGGCATGCGACTCGAAGCTGCTCACACAGTGA
- the LOC122646432 gene encoding putative D-cysteine desulfhydrase 1, mitochondrial, producing the protein MLSTYSLYLRSTTSLLSIRSLTQRQRIPNLPTKLFCSSMEGQGSNANFGFLVKKPYDPPSWASHLDPMPSHVISLGHLPTPIHKWNLSNLPKNTEVWLKRDDLSGLQLSGNKVRKLEFLMADAIQQGADCIITIGGIQSNHCRATAVAAKYLNLDCYLILRTSKHLVNEDPGLVGNLLVERLVGAHIELVSKEEYAEIGSVALTNVLKERLSKEGRRPYVIPVGGSNSLGTWGYIEAIREIQQQIQTGPGKTGFDDIVVACGSGGTIAGLSLATWLSKLTAKVHAFSVCDDPDYFYDFAQGLLDGLKAGVSARDIVSIQNAKGLGYAMNTAEELKFVKDVAAATGIVLDPVYSGKAARAMLKDMAANPMKWEGRKVLFIHTGGLLGLYDKVDQMTSMAGKWQRMDIHESVPKKEGIGKMF; encoded by the exons ATGTTGAGCACTTATTCTCTGTATCTCCGATCGACCACAAGCTTACTCTCTATAAGATCACTTACCCAAAGGCAAAGAATCCCTAATCTCCCGACGAAGCTCTTCTGCTCTTCTATGGAAGGCCAAGGTTCCAACGCGAACTTCGGGTTTCTGGTGAAGAAACCTTATGACCCTCCCTCATGGGCGTCCCATCTCGACCCCATGCCTTCTCACGTCATCTCCCTTGGACAT CTTCCAACTCCTATCCACAAATGGAATCTTTCTAATTTGCCCAAGAATACAGAAGTGTGGCTGAAG CGTGATGACCTTTCAGGACTGCAATTGAGTGGTAACAAAGTCAGGAAACTGGAATTCTTGATGGCAGATGCCATTCAACAAGGTGCTGATTGCATTATAACGATAGGAGGCATCCAAAGCAACCACTGCCGTGCAACTGCCGTAGCTGCAAAATACTTAAATCTTGATTGTTATCTCATACTAAGAACTTCAAag CATCTAGTGAATGAAGATCCCGGATTGGTGGGCAACCTTTTGGTAGAGCGTTTAGTGGGAGCACATATTGAACTTGTCTCAAAGGAAGAATACGCTGAAATTGGGAGTGTG GCTCTCACCAATGTGCTAAAGGAGAGGTTAtcaaaagaagggagaaggccATATGTCATTCCTGTTGGTGGATCAAACTCTCTGGGAACCTG gGGTTATATTGAAGCAATCAGGGAGATTCAACAACAAATTCAAACTGGACCTGGCAAAACAGGatttgatgacattgttgtAGCTTGTGGCAG TGGAGGGACCATTGCTGGTCTATCGTTGGCAACGTGGCTGAGTAAATTAACTGCTAAA GTTCATGCATTCTCTGTTTGCGATGACCCGGATTACTTCTATGACTTTGCTCAAGGCCTACTGGATGGACTCAAAGCAGGTGTCAGTGCACGTGATATAGTCAGCATTCAAAAT GCCAAAGGTCTGGGCTATGCCATGAACACCGCTGAGGAACTCAAATTTGTTAAAGATGTTGCTGCTGCTACAGGCATTGTTCTTGACCCGGTGTACAG TGGGAAGGCTGCCCGTGCAATGCTTAAGGACATGGCTGCAAACCCAATGAAGTGGGAAGGAAGAAAGGTTCTCTTTATACATACTGGTGGGCTCCTTGGGCTCTATGACAAAGTTGATCAGATGACATCAATGGCAGGGAAATGGCAGAGAATGGATATACATGAATCCGTTCCGAAAAAGGAAGGAATTGGAAAAATGTTTTAA
- the LOC122645252 gene encoding pathogen-related protein-like yields the protein MDSSSSTEVVKGDKYRSHIHGEGEKNTKWRYGAPPNYDVVNKLFEEDRTKEWPIGSLEETVQNLVKSFEMELFHKVSLDDWKTVNLDKFTLSINGGRAFTLEEVNKIGGYNAFLQTSLPERLNAYNPSSFTSESSHEAFSTTFPRGFALEILEVYSGPPMVSYKFRHWGYMEGPFKGHAPTGNKVELFGISVVKVDESLKFDKLEFFYDAGELLAGLLKDTSSGSSVGGCPFMKGT from the exons ATGGATTCTTCAAGCAGTACTGAAGTTGTGAAGGGAGATAAGTACAGGTCCCATATTCAtggggaaggagagaaaaacACTAAATGGAGATACGGTGCTCCTCCTAACTATGATGTGGTCAACAAGCTCTTTGAAGAAGATCGAACTAAG GAATGGCCCATTGGGTCCTTGGAAGAGACAGTGCAAAACCTGGTCAAGTCTTTTGAAATGGAGCTCTTCCACAAGGTTTCCCTGGATGATTGGAAAACAGTAAACCTTGACAAATTTACTCTCAGCATCAATG GAGGGAGAGCCTTCACTCTAGAGGAGGTTAATAAGATTGGAGGATACAATGCTTTCTTGCAAACCTCCTTACCAGAGCGTTTGAATGCTTATAatccatcttcttttacatCTGAATCATCTCATGAAGCATTCAGTACAACATTCCCTCGCGGTTTTGCCTTGGAAATCCTTGAGGTGTATTCAGGTCCTCCAATGGTTTCCTACAAGTTCAGACATTGGGGTTACATGGAAGGTCCTTTCAAAGGTCATGCTCCCACTGGTAACAAGGTTGAATTGTTTGGAATAAGCGTCGTTAAG GTTGATGAAtcattgaaatttgacaaactcgaattcttctatgatgctGGAGAATTGCTTGCCGGTCTTCTCAAAGATACTTCTTCCGGTTCATCTGTTGGTGGTTGCCCTTTCATGAAAGGAACGTAG